A stretch of the Uranotaenia lowii strain MFRU-FL chromosome 3, ASM2978415v1, whole genome shotgun sequence genome encodes the following:
- the LOC129751773 gene encoding polynucleotide 5'-hydroxyl-kinase NOL9: MNRGRQEFAFRGKSFNGTNKNQRKNSKSRGSKSWNKNTQDKLNQEPEADEPGKPEKVKITNGFKDGRNRKEHDVSGIKGTKPNINVYHKTEKLNKVEQKNLLFNGTKPKQKFKNTTQKASEQFRQSKVLQREPPKNNKNMKPAAKKNIENNKQDRSSIDNKKRKMSESTSGTGKKPKTSSKTSSAPSESDSDADDYIDKFFQDVSNGEDEIESTFRSDSCGEDSIDDDDDESQSDSSVQDPDDEDDAGQDGEMSFDELVTFFGSYRDKKEALPSAKDKKSNKKQKNDSKTRKAKINSNTSVASSNDWIEEDNKPPEDNPKCSRRNGQSSKVKHKIDSSAASSSSWVEEENDIALEYKDSESDAEQSPQKEAAAVKDVALFNKNMQEHSEDDSEYNPEEDSDEDDGIEYGSDDDDMLSFEMDSEEGSSENSYDDHEFSSDFDSDDEYLSEEEEDDDEYGDYWEDSYDSDEDDDYVQPDDDDLLIVRGAARIYEIDDNDVSFNSDIDSAQIVELPSSDQERRPSVATTSGTDGQTETEDDKDSCPELVPIYDVDGELIDSEEKLTRIVQKKDGSLKLNSAYKKSKVSEETKSCSDSVFEEPRSSGKPSSSDNTDTMKRKNRDKVERAEPMCAESETTESPLKKDCHFYNSIDLRISLMVLRKPLYMSGYLTIQPLIGELEVMGYRLRRGECRQVFAARGYQSLNLTPRFEERSEREDCRKQLESVIGRVGKHFADCDLRELVQQFDSKNSVLILLQADCNNRKITVVERYMPEDHLFPRVEYMKRSSFYTTEYLLNVEFITDEAGKSTAPFQSDAEWDKIGMDKNSKIIVTGGKGAGKSTLCQYLINKHISKHKKILLIDLDIGQPIQHIPETMSATLLNKPLLGVTSFDPIKPLKCLLFGSLDVVSSPIFYIQNVRQMVQYCNQHHKDVPWVINTMGYVTGFGEELMAAIFKLFSPTDAIQLVCSNKTLPIPNFKNPLTPSFINQYQFQILESELPRQKASVSFRHYQLEVCFNRRGFALNAPKRRNVALLSNLANILNDSSSEWFNEVRPFCAPISKLQILITREDTKLADEQLPAVLNATLVYLCRKVDGGLYECLGIGIVRGVDKNNNVYLLQSLSSEELSQVTVLAICSSSLPNAIFLRQSARIQGNIPYVYNVV; the protein is encoded by the exons ATGAATCGAGGCCGACAGGAATTTGCCTTTCGGggaaaatcttttaatggaacCAATAAAAACCAGAGGAAGAACAGCAAAAGTCGCGGCTCAAAATCATGGAACAAAAATACACAAGATAAGCTGAACCAGGAACCGGAAGCAGATGAGCCTGGCAAACCGGAAAAGGTCAAAATTACCAACGGGTTTAAAGATGGTCGTAACAGGAAAGAACATGATGTCTCAGGTATAAAAGGAACCAAACCGAATATCAATGTTTACCACAAAACCGAAAAATTGAATAAGGTCGAGCAGAAGAATCTTCTCTTCAACGGTACAAAACctaaacagaaattcaaaaatactactCAGAAAGCCTCGGAACAGTTTCGGCAATCCAAAGTTCTGCAACGAGAACCacctaaaaataataaaaatatgaaaccagccgcgaagaaaaatattgaaaataacaaacaagATAGATCGTCCATTGAtaacaaaaagagaaaaatgtcCGAATCAACTTCCGGTACCGGAAAGAAACCTAAAACCAGCAGCAAGACGTCGTCTGCTCCGTCAGAATCCGATAGCGATGCCGACGATTATATAGACAAGTTCTTCCAG GATGTCTCGAATGGCGAAGACGAAATAGAATCCACCTTTAGGTCAGATTCCTGCGGAGAAGATTccatcgatgatgatgatgatgaatcaCAGTCCGATTCTTCGGTACAGGACCCTGATGACGAAGATGATGCTGGGCAAGACGGGGAAATGTCCTTCGATGAACTGGTCACATTCTTCGGCAGTTATCGGGATAAGAAAGAAGCATTGCCTTCCGCAAAAGATAAGAAATctaataaaaagcaaaaaaacgaCAGCAAAACTAGAAAGgcgaaaattaactcaaatacTTCGGTAGCCAGCAGTAATGATTGGATCGAAGAAGATAACAAACCACCGGAAGACAATCCGAAGTGTAGCAGACGGAACGGACAGAGTTCTAAAGTTAAACACAAGATCGATTCGTCAGCAGCCAGCAGCAGTAGTTGGGTTGAGGAGGAAAATGATATAGCACTGGAATACAAAGATTCCGAATCAGACGCTGAGCAATCGCCCCAAAAGGAAGCTGCTGCGGTCAAGGATGTGGCgttattcaataaaaacatgcaGGAGCATTCAGAAGATGATAGTGAATACAACCCAGAAGAGGACTCTGATGAAGATGATGGTATTGAGTATGGCTCCGATGACGATGATATG TTATCGTTTGAGATGGACAGCGAAGAGGGCAGCAGCGAAAATTCCTACGATGATCACGAATTTTCTTCGGACTTTGACTCCGACGATGAATATCTTTCGGAGGAGGAAGAAGACGACGACGAATACGGAGACTATTGGGAGGACTCGTACGACAGCGACGAAGACGATGACTACGTTCAACCGGATGACGACGATCTGTTGATTGTGCGGGGAGCGGCAAGAATCTATGAAATCGACGACAACGATGTGTCCTTTAATAGCGATATAGATTCGGCCCAGATTGTGGAGCTGCCCAGTAGTGATCAGGAGCGAAGACCTTCAGTTGCGACCACCAGTGGAACGGATGGGCAAACTGAAACGGAAGACGATAAGGATAGCTGTCCGGAACTGGTTCCGATTTACGATGTCGATGGAGAACTGATTGATTCCGAGGAAAAACTGACACGAATTGTACAGAAGAAG GACGGTTCCCTTAAGCTAAACAGCGCTTATAAAAAGTCCAAAGTATCTGAAGAAACCAAATCGTGTTCCGATTCGGTGTTCGAAGAGCCACGCAGCTCTGGCAAACCTAGTTCATCAGACAATACAGATACCATGAAGCGCAAAAACCGTGATAAAGTCGAACGGGCAGAACCTATGTGTGCTGAATCCGAAACAACCGAGTCACCACTAAAGAAAGACTGCCATTTTTACAATTCCATAGACCTACGAATATCTCTGATGGTTCTGCGGAAACCACTGTACATGAGCGGTTACCTAACGATCCAGCCACTGATTGGTGAGCTGGAAGTGATGGGTTATCGGCTAAGGCGTGGCGAATGTCGGCAGGTCTTTGCTGCCCGGGGCTATCAAAGCTTAAATCTCACACCAAGGTTCGAGGAGCGCAGCGAGAGAGAAGACTGTCGGAAGCAGCTGGAGTCGGTGATCGGAAGGGTTGGAAAACACTTTGCTGACTGTGATTTGCGGGAATTGGTTCAGCAGTTTGATTCGAAGAACTCAGTTTTGATTTTGCTGCAAGCCGATTGTAACAATCGAAAAATTACTGTGGTAGAGAGGTACATGCCGGAGGATCATTTGTTTCCAAGAGTAGAATACATGAAAAGGAGTTCTTTCTACACTACGGAATATCTTTTGAATGTTGAGTTTATTACTGACGAAGCAGGCAAATCAACGGCTCCATTCCAAAGTGATGCTGAATGGGATAAAATCGGAATGGACAAGAACAGTAAGATCATCGTTACGGGAGGCAAGGGAGCAGGAAAGTCTACTCTGTGTCAATACCTCATCAACAAACATATAAGCAAGCACAAAAAGATTCTACTGATAGATCTGGACATCGGTCAACCTATTCAACATATTCCAGAAACGATGAGTGCCACTCTATTGAATAAGCCACTTCTAGGAGTAACATCTTTTGATCCAATAAAACCATTAAAGTGTCTTCTGTTCGGTAGTCTGGACGTTGTTTCCTCCCCAATTTTCTACATACAAAACGTCCGACAAATGGTTCAGTACTGTAACCAACACCACAAAGATGTGCCCTGGGTTATCAATACCATGGGATACGTTACGGGTTTCGGGGAAGAGTTGATGGCGGCCATTTTCAAACTCTTTTCCCCTACCGATGCCATTCAACTTGTCTGCTCAAACAAAACACTTCCGATACCAAACTTCAAAAACCCACTTACACCAAGCTTCATCAATCAGTAtcagtttcaaattttggaaagtGAACTGCCACGTCAAAAAGCATCGGTTTCGTTTCGGCATTACCAGTTGGAGGTGTGCTTCAATCGAAGAGGATTCGCCCTGAATGCACCGAAGCGCCGCAATGTGGCGTTACTTTCCAATTTGGCTAACATCCTGAACGACAGCTCCAGCGAGTGGTTCAACGAGGTACGCCCATTCTGCGCTCCTATCAGTAAGCTACAGATCCTTATTACCCGGGAGGACACCAAACTGGCCGACGAACAGCTTCCCGCAGTACTGAATGCCACCCTGGTCTATCTGTGTCGGAAGGTGGATGGAGGACTGTACGAATGTTTGGGAATTG GTATCGTTCGGGGAGTGGATAAGAACAACAACGTTTACCTGCTGCAATCGCTGTCCAGTGAGGAGCTATCTCAGGTTACGGTGCTGGCCATCTGTAGCAGTAGTCTGCCGAATGCAATCTTCCTCAGGCAAAGTGCGCGCATTCAGGGAAATATACCGTACGTGTACAATGTTGTATGA
- the LOC129757436 gene encoding uncharacterized protein LOC129757436 translates to MLIHLIYCITLLKIIHTQELEITNLYENPILLIKTDKCKIQTGVIKIVHPINLTDIEITIQLLSNIAYKKIQDSDPLTVIIKQKVKQLYNNFYQIKPSKRVKRWDIIGTTWKWISGSPDAEDLRIINGSLNHLVSENNQQVKINNQINDRILQLTNSINTIAVNSQVNKILLNEIDIITTIVNIDTLNKLLTDIQDAILLSKTLTANSRILSMAELHLIYTLLEEQGVYSDLPEEAMNYVTPKIATTQDTLLYILQVPQLSPKESSIFRLFPLNNFNTVIKNCPNYIIKHGKELFLTTEPLQYVQQSSFIQPFSDECILPMIMGTKTHCETISDNKTKTTFVSENSVLITNAKNDLLSTNCGPDNRTVSGNLLVSFINCTISFNQPNFTSKELRMKAEILQGSFHNLIVERKLANVPDIKIINNNTIQNRQKLDHIYLKQYKNDVWNWSLFGGLSLSTISAIIIFTFMLTFYKDLSNRLSKRTRHRRSKIAAKNSSVEDATFSPPGGVTVEPDQV, encoded by the coding sequence ATGTTAATTCACCTTATATATTGCATTACATTGCTAAAAATTATACACACGCAAGAATTAGAAATTACAAATCTGTATGAAAATCCTATCCTTTTAATAAAAACCgacaaatgtaaaattcaaacaGGGGTAATAAAAATTGTGCACCCCATTAATCTAACAGATATTGAAATAACAATTCAACTACTATCGAACAttgcatataaaaaaatacaagactCTGATCCATTAACGGtaataattaaacaaaaagttaaacaaCTATACAAtaacttttatcaaattaagCCGTCGAAAAGAGTGAAGCGATGGGACATCATCGGAACAACCTGGAAATGGATTTCGGGCAGCCCGGACGCGGAGGACCTCAGGATCATCAACGGATCGCTGAACCACCTTGTCAGCGAAAACAATCAACAAGTCAAAATCAACAATCAGATCAACGATCGCATTCTCCAATTAACGAACTCGATCAACACAATTGCAGTCAACTCCCAGGTCAACAAAATACTCCTTAATGAAATCGACATCATAACCACCATCGTGAACATAGACACTTTGAACAAACTACTAACTGATATCCAGGATGCAATACTTCTATCGAAAACTCTCACGGCGAATAGCAGAATTCTGTCAATGGCAGAATTACATCTCATCTATACACTACTTGAAGAACAAGGAGTCTACTCTGATCTACCAGAAGAAGCGATGAACTACGTCACTCCAAAGATAGCAACCACTCAAGACACCCTTCTGTACATCCTACAGGTACCACAACTATCACCAAAAGAGTCATCGATTTTTCGGTTGTTCCCGCTAAACAATTTCAATACGGTAATCAAAAATTGTCCCAACTACATCATCAAACACGGGAAAGAGTTATTTCTTACAACAGAACCATTGCAGTACGTAcagcaatcatcattcatccaGCCCTTCTCCGATGAATGCATTTTACCTATGATCATGGGCACCAAAACCCATTGCGAAACCATCAGTGATAACAAAACAAAGACAACATTTGTCTCAGAAAACTCCGTTCTCATTACCAACGCCAAAAATGACCTATTGTCAACAAATTGTGGTCCCGACAACAGAACTGTGAGCGGAAATTTATTGGTTTCATTCATCAACTGTACGATCAGCTTCAACCAACCAAACTTTACATCCAAAGAATTGAGGATGAAAGCAGAAATTTTGCAAGGATCTTTTCATAACCTAATCGTGGAGAGAAAACTTGCAAATGTTCCCGATATAAAGATAATCAACAACAACACAATCCAGAATCGACAGAAACTGGATCACATCTACCTCAAACagtacaaaaatgatgtttggaACTGGAGCTTATTCGGAGGCCTTTCGCTATCGACCATTTCAGCTATCATCATTTTCACGTTCATGTTAACTTTCTACAAAGACTTATCCAACAGACTCTCTAAAAGGACACGCCATAGAAGAAGTAAAATTGCAGCAAAGAATTCAAGTGTCGAGGACGCCACTTTTTCACCCCCCGGAGGAGTTACGGTAGAACCCGACCAAGTATAG